The DNA sequence ATGGCGGCGCGGAACTACTACGAGCACACCAGCCCCGAGGGCAGGAGCGCGGGCGACCGCATGCGCAAGGAGGGCTACCGGGCCGGGGCATGGGGCGAGAACATACACAAGGGGCCGAAGGGCCCCAAGACCGCCATGCGTGACTGGATGCGCAGCTCGGGGCACCGCGCCAACATCCTCAACTGCGCGTACAAGGACTTCGGCGCCGGTGTGAGCCTGAAGGCCAACGGCCCCTGGTGGGTGCAGAACTTCGCCACCAAGCTCTGACGCCGGGGCACACCGGCCCGGTGCGGTCAGGACCGTGCGGACAGGTCCTGAACCCGCACCGGGCAGGTGCCGGGCGGGGCCGGGTCAGATCGTCGTCAGGTGGCCCGGTGCCGGAAGGCGCGTGGCCCACGTCGGCTCGTACACCTCGGCCAGGGTCGTGAAGAGCAGGGCGACGGCGAGCGCGCCCGGGTCCGGGACGCCGATGGCGTGGTCGCCGACGTAGCTCGCGCGGCCGCGCCGGGGGCGCAGCGAGGCCGTCGAGAGGGCGCCGCGGATGGCGGCCTGTGCCGCGGTGGTCAGCGGGGCCTCCGCGAGCTCGCCCGCGGGCTCCCCGCCGGGCACGGCGGCCAGGGACTCGGCGGCGGGCACCAGCGCGTCGACCAGCGTGCAGTCGCCGACGCGGGCGCCGCCCACGCGGTTGATGGCCGCGCTCGCGGCCGCCGCGGCCTCCGCCAGTGCCGCGACGGAGGGCGCCTGCCCGTCGCCGGGCTCGGCGGACGCCAGGTCCTTGAAGAGCAGCCCGAAGAGCGGGCCGCTCGTACCGCCGACGTCGTTGAGGAACGCCTCGGCCAGCGCGGCCGTGCCCTCGATGCCCGTCTCGTCGGCGAGGCGCACCGCGCGCCGCACGCCGCCGGAGAGGTTGTCGCCGAAGTCGCCGTCGCCGACGAGCTGGTCGAGCTTGGTGAGGTTGTCGCGGACCTGCGCCACGACCTCGGCGTACCGGTCGAGCACGATCCGGCCGCTCGGCGTACGGGCGGCAGCGGGCGCGGTGGCCGCCGCGGGGCGCCGCGCCGTGGTGTCGTCCGCCGGTGCGGCCTCGGTGCCCGCCGCGCGCACGGTCCGGGGCAGCGTCAGCGGGGTCTCGGTCGGCGCCGTCCACAGGTCGACCCAGCCCTCGTCGAGGCGGGTGAGGGTGAGCGAGAACCCGGCCATGTCGAGGGCGGCGGTGTAGGTGCCCGCGATGGTCACGGCGGGGCGCAGGCCGCGCTCGACGAGCCGGTCGTGCAGGAGCGAGCTGACGGCGTGCAGTTCGAGTTCGGTGGTGGCGCCGAGGCCGTTGACGAGCGCGAGCACCTCGTCGGAGCCCTCGGGCAGCGAGTCGAGCAGGTCGTCGGTCATCCGCCGCACCAGGTCGTCGACGGCGGGCCGGGCGATGGTGCGGGTGCCGCGCTCGCCGTGGATGCCGACGCCGTAGTCGAGGTCGCCGGGCTCCAGGGTGAAGGCGGGAGCGGTCGTCGTGGGCGAGGTCTGGGCGCGGGCCGCCACGGCGACGCTGCGCGACTGCGCCACGACGCGGGTGCCGAGCTCCTGGAGCTCCGCGAGGGAGGCGCCCCGGTCCGCCGCGGCGCCGAGCAGCTTCTCCACGACCACCGTGGCCGCCGTGCCCCGGCGGCCCGTCGCGCTGTCGGCGCTGTCGGTGGCGAGGTCGTCGTCGACCAGGACGGTCGCGACCGGGATGCCGTCGTGGCGCAGCCGCTCCGCCGCGATCTGGAAGTTGATGACGTCGCCCGTGTAGTTCTTGACGACCAGCAGCACGCCCTCGCTCTTGGCGACGGCCGCGCTCGCCTCGTAGATCTGCCGGTTGTGCGGGGACGCGAACACCTCGCCGGGGCAGACCGCGTCCAGGCCGCCGCGCCCGAGGAGACCGGTGTGCAGCGGCTCGTGCCCGGAGCCGCCGCCGGACACCAGGGCGACACGACGGCCGGGGTCCGCGGCGCGGGCCCGCAGATACAGCGGGGCGCTGTTGACCTCGACGATGCCGGGGTGGGCCAGGGCGAGGCCGCGCGCGGCCATCAGCACGGGGGCGGATTCCGGCAGGAAGTAGCTCATCGGTCGGTTCTCCGTAGATCGGCTCTGATCGGGGGCGGCGTCGGGCGACCGAGGCCGGTGCCGTCACCGCACGGCACACCACGTCGGCCACGCCCCACGCCGGACGTGCGCCCACCCTGGCCGCCGGACGGCGCCCAAGGCCGGAACTGGCGCGTTCCGGAACCCGGACGTTCCGGTCACGACTTCAGCATGCGATCCTGCCACCAGCACCGAAGGGGCTCCCTGGCACCCGCCGTGCCGGAAAACCCCTGATCAGCCCCACCTTCTTTGCGAGATCTTTACCATGACCCAGGCTCGACGCGAGGACCTCGGCCGCATGCTCCGCGCCTGGCGCAGGGCGCGGGATCCCGCGCTCGCGCTCGGCTCCGCGCCCGCGCGCCGGCACCGCACCTACCTCACGCAGCTCGACATGGCCCTGGAGCTCGGCGTCTCCGAGCGCTGGTACCGGGCCCTGGAGAAGGGCGAGGACCGCCGGTACGGCCGCGAGATGATCGCCGGGGTCTGCCGGATCCTGGACCTCCCCGCGCAGCAGGCCGCCGCCCTCCACCGGATCACCGGGCACGAGCCCCCGGCCCCGGGGCCGACGGCGCGCACCGGCCTCGACCCGGCGCTCGTCCAGCTCATGCGCCGGCAGCGGCACGTCAGCTACCTCTGCGACCAGGCGTGGGACGTGCTCGACGCCAACGCGGTCGCCGCCCGGCACTGCCCTTGGCTCGTCCGCCCCGGCGCCAACGTCATGACCTGGGCGTTCTCCCCCGAGGCCCGCTATCAGCTGCGCGAGTGGGAGGGCCGCTGGGCCGCGCCCCTGCTCACCCGCCTCCGCCTGGCCTGGCAGCGCTGGCCGGACAACGCGCGCCTCGACGAGGTCGTCCGGGAGGTGCGCGCGCAGCCGGGCGTCGCGGCGCTCTGGGACTCCCCCGCCCCCGCCGCTCCGGAGCCGCCTCCGGGCGACGACGTCCGCCCGATGTTCTTCCCCCTGGTCGCCCCCGACCCCGTCGGCGTACGCGTCCTGGCCTGTGGCCCGTACGACGACGTGACGGTCCGCTGGCACCTGGTGATGCCGGTGGACACGACGCTGGTCTTCCCGTGAACCCGGTGCGCCCGTGAGCACAGGGCACACAGTGGCCGATCAATAGGCCCATCAGCACGCATATCGGCACATTCGACAGGGCCCATGCGGCCGAAAACCCACCCCGCCTGCTAGGTTAGGGTGACCTTAGTTTACGGTTGCCGTCGAGTCAGTCGTCACCGCTCGAAGGGAACCTGAGCATGCACCGCCCCCTGCGGGTAGCCATCGTCGGAGCCGGACCCGCTGGGATCTACGCCGCCGACGCGCTGCTGAAGTCCGACGTGGCCGCCGACCCCGGCGTGTCCATCGACCTCTTCGAGCGGATGCCCGCCCCGTTCGGCCTGATCCGTTACGGCGTGGCCCCCGACCACCCGCGGATCAAGGGCATCATCACGGCCCTGCACCAGGTGCTCGACAAGCCGCAGATCCGCCTCTTCGGCAACGTCGACTACCCGCGCGACATCAACCTGGACGACCTGCGCGCCTTCTACGACGCGGTGATCTTCTCCACCGGCGCCACGGCCGACCGCGCCCTCGACATCCCCGGCATCGACCTCGACGGCTCCTACGGCGCGGCCGACTTCGTCTCCTGGTACGACGGCCACCCTGACGTCCCGCGGACCTGGCCGCTGCACGCGGAGAAGGTCGCCGTCCTCGGCGTCGGCAACGTGGCCCTCGACGTGGCGCGCGTCCTCGCCAAGACCGCCGAGGAGCTCCTTCCGACGGAGATCCCGGCGAACGTCCACGACGGCCTCAAGGCCAACAGGGCCCGCGAGATCCACGTCTTCGGCCGACGCGGCCCCGCCCAGGCCAAGTTCAGCCCGATGGAGCTGCGGGAGCTGGACCATTCGCCCAACATCGAGGTCATCGTCGACCCCGAGGACATCGACTACGACGACGGCTCGATCGCGACCCGCCGCGGCAACAAGCAGGCCGACATGGTCGCCAAGACCCTGGAGAACTGGGCGATCCGCGACGTCGGCGACCGTCCCCACAAGCTCTTCCTGCACTTCTTCGAGTCGCCCGTCGAGATCCTGGGCGAGGACGGCGCGGTCGTCGGCCTGCGGACCGAGCGCACCGAGCTCGACGGCACCGGCAACGTCAAGGGCACCGGCACCTTCAAGGACTGGGACGTCACCGCGGTCTACCGCGCCGTGGGCTACCTCTCCGACGCGCTGCCCAAGCTCCCCTGGGACGTCGAGTCCGGCACGGTCCCGGACGCCGGCGGCCGCGTGATCGAGGAGTCCGGGGCGCATCTGACGTCCACGTACGTCACGGGCTGGATCCGGCGCGGCCCCGTCGGCCTCATCGGTCACACCAAGGGCGACGCCAACGAGACGGTCGCGAACCTCCTGGACGACCACGCGAACGGCCGTCTGCCGGAGCCCGCCGCGCCCGCCCCGGAGGCCGTGGACGCCTTCCTCGGCGAGCGGAACGTCCGCTTCACGACGTGGGAGGGCTGGTACCGCCTCGACGCCGCCGAGAAGGCGCTCGGCGAGCCGCAGGGCCGGGAGCGCGTGAAGATCGTCGAGCGCGAGGACATGCTCCGGGAGAGCGGGGCCTGACGTCGCCGCTGCCCGCCGGCTCAAGGCGCCTCAACGTCTTGAGGCGCCTCAGGAGGCGGCGGGCAGCAGCACCGAGGAGTCCGGTTCCGACCCGGTGCCGAAGCCGCCGACGACGGCGAGCCGTTCCAGGTCGACCACGGCGACGCGGTCGGTGC is a window from the Streptomyces spectabilis genome containing:
- a CDS encoding dihydroxyacetone kinase family protein, which translates into the protein MSYFLPESAPVLMAARGLALAHPGIVEVNSAPLYLRARAADPGRRVALVSGGGSGHEPLHTGLLGRGGLDAVCPGEVFASPHNRQIYEASAAVAKSEGVLLVVKNYTGDVINFQIAAERLRHDGIPVATVLVDDDLATDSADSATGRRGTAATVVVEKLLGAAADRGASLAELQELGTRVVAQSRSVAVAARAQTSPTTTAPAFTLEPGDLDYGVGIHGERGTRTIARPAVDDLVRRMTDDLLDSLPEGSDEVLALVNGLGATTELELHAVSSLLHDRLVERGLRPAVTIAGTYTAALDMAGFSLTLTRLDEGWVDLWTAPTETPLTLPRTVRAAGTEAAPADDTTARRPAAATAPAAARTPSGRIVLDRYAEVVAQVRDNLTKLDQLVGDGDFGDNLSGGVRRAVRLADETGIEGTAALAEAFLNDVGGTSGPLFGLLFKDLASAEPGDGQAPSVAALAEAAAAASAAINRVGGARVGDCTLVDALVPAAESLAAVPGGEPAGELAEAPLTTAAQAAIRGALSTASLRPRRGRASYVGDHAIGVPDPGALAVALLFTTLAEVYEPTWATRLPAPGHLTTI
- a CDS encoding helix-turn-helix domain-containing protein, encoding MTQARREDLGRMLRAWRRARDPALALGSAPARRHRTYLTQLDMALELGVSERWYRALEKGEDRRYGREMIAGVCRILDLPAQQAAALHRITGHEPPAPGPTARTGLDPALVQLMRRQRHVSYLCDQAWDVLDANAVAARHCPWLVRPGANVMTWAFSPEARYQLREWEGRWAAPLLTRLRLAWQRWPDNARLDEVVREVRAQPGVAALWDSPAPAAPEPPPGDDVRPMFFPLVAPDPVGVRVLACGPYDDVTVRWHLVMPVDTTLVFP
- a CDS encoding FAD-dependent oxidoreductase, with amino-acid sequence MHRPLRVAIVGAGPAGIYAADALLKSDVAADPGVSIDLFERMPAPFGLIRYGVAPDHPRIKGIITALHQVLDKPQIRLFGNVDYPRDINLDDLRAFYDAVIFSTGATADRALDIPGIDLDGSYGAADFVSWYDGHPDVPRTWPLHAEKVAVLGVGNVALDVARVLAKTAEELLPTEIPANVHDGLKANRAREIHVFGRRGPAQAKFSPMELRELDHSPNIEVIVDPEDIDYDDGSIATRRGNKQADMVAKTLENWAIRDVGDRPHKLFLHFFESPVEILGEDGAVVGLRTERTELDGTGNVKGTGTFKDWDVTAVYRAVGYLSDALPKLPWDVESGTVPDAGGRVIEESGAHLTSTYVTGWIRRGPVGLIGHTKGDANETVANLLDDHANGRLPEPAAPAPEAVDAFLGERNVRFTTWEGWYRLDAAEKALGEPQGRERVKIVEREDMLRESGA